The following are from one region of the Magnetococcales bacterium genome:
- a CDS encoding 2-C-methyl-D-erythritol 2,4-cyclodiphosphate synthase — protein sequence MPLQQTPDPGTEPLTLIVVAAGQGKRCGGALPKQYQDLDGRPLLAHTLDHLHADPRIAAILPVIAPDGEELWQAVMGRHLVSWPKLLAPVAGGAERQESVFKGLASLMLPESAWVGVHDGARPFPGRALLDRLLLARRHGEAIIPAIVIHDTIKRIDDSERVTETLDRSVLRRVQTPQIFRFGLLHHCHREAARLGIVATDDASLIERSDVAVLTVPGDEANLKVTRPEDWFLARHHLHQRRATMDMRIGQGFDVHRFTPDRPLILGGVTIPHDQGLLGHSDADVLLHAVMDALLGAAALRDIGHHFPDTDPAYRGADSRELLRAVQKAITDQGFTVINVDATIICQAPRVAAYIPDMVAVMAKILAIPAGQVNVKATTTEHLGFTGRREGIAAQAVVLLGRRD from the coding sequence ATGCCGCTTCAGCAGACTCCGGACCCCGGCACCGAACCCCTCACCCTGATCGTCGTTGCCGCCGGACAGGGCAAACGGTGCGGTGGCGCGTTGCCCAAGCAATACCAGGATCTCGACGGTCGCCCCCTGTTGGCCCATACCCTGGATCACCTGCACGCCGATCCTCGGATTGCGGCGATTCTGCCGGTGATCGCCCCGGATGGGGAGGAACTCTGGCAGGCCGTCATGGGCCGGCATCTGGTTTCCTGGCCCAAACTGCTGGCTCCGGTGGCAGGCGGGGCCGAACGGCAGGAATCGGTCTTCAAGGGGCTCGCAAGCCTGATGCTGCCGGAATCCGCCTGGGTGGGTGTTCACGATGGGGCCAGGCCGTTTCCGGGCCGGGCGCTCCTCGACCGGCTGCTGTTGGCCCGCCGCCATGGGGAGGCCATTATTCCTGCCATTGTAATCCATGACACCATCAAAAGGATAGATGACTCGGAGCGGGTCACGGAGACCCTGGATCGCTCGGTATTGCGCCGCGTCCAGACGCCCCAGATCTTTCGTTTCGGACTGTTGCACCACTGCCATCGGGAGGCGGCCCGCCTGGGAATCGTGGCCACGGATGACGCCTCTTTAATAGAAAGAAGCGACGTGGCCGTGCTGACGGTTCCAGGAGACGAAGCCAATCTCAAGGTCACCCGCCCCGAAGACTGGTTCCTGGCCCGACATCACTTGCATCAAAGGAGAGCCACCATGGACATGCGCATCGGACAAGGTTTTGACGTACACCGTTTCACCCCCGACAGACCCTTGATTCTGGGAGGGGTGACCATTCCCCACGATCAAGGCTTGCTGGGCCATTCCGACGCGGATGTCTTGTTGCACGCGGTGATGGATGCCCTGCTCGGAGCCGCGGCGCTGCGGGATATCGGTCACCATTTTCCCGACACCGATCCGGCCTATCGGGGAGCCGACAGCCGGGAACTGCTGCGTGCGGTCCAAAAGGCGATCACCGACCAGGGATTCACGGTGATCAACGTGGATGCCACGATCATCTGTCAAGCGCCCCGGGTGGCGGCTTACATTCCCGACATGGTGGCGGTGATGGCCAAAATCCTGGCCATTCCCGCCGGACAGGTGAATGTCAAGGCGACCACCACCGAGCATCTGGGGTTCACCGGACGCCGGGAAGGGATCGCGGCCCAGGCCGTGGTCCTGCTGGGGCGTCGGGATTGA
- a CDS encoding PilZ domain-containing protein — protein sequence MPDSKTEQRRRHERFSFHNAVTLTLEDGRQFQGTVDNMGFGGASMMVSGDPPEIPSGSMGKLRVVFFGRPTDYPCSVVSVHGSKLGIKILRADYQGAPEEMLSVKE from the coding sequence ATGCCCGACTCAAAAACCGAACAACGACGCCGTCACGAACGTTTTTCGTTCCACAACGCCGTGACCCTGACCCTGGAGGACGGACGCCAGTTCCAGGGAACCGTGGACAACATGGGCTTTGGCGGCGCGTCCATGATGGTCAGTGGGGATCCCCCCGAGATCCCGTCCGGAAGCATGGGGAAACTGCGGGTGGTCTTTTTCGGACGTCCCACGGATTATCCCTGTAGCGTGGTGAGTGTCCACGGGAGCAAGCTGGGGATCAAGATTCTGCGGGCCGACTATCAGGGCGCCCCGGAGGAGATGCTGTCGGTCAAGGAGTGA
- a CDS encoding NAD-dependent epimerase — translation MGKVLVTGAAGFIGSHLSLRLLERGDRVVGLDNLNDYYDVNLKRARLSRLTDREEFSFVRMDLADRAGMEELFQQERFDGVVNLAAQAGVRYSLQNPMSYVESNLVGFVHLLEGCRHSGVKHLVFASSSSVYGANETMPFSVHQNVDHPLSLYAASKKSNELMAHTYAHLFRLPVTGLRFFTVYGPWGRPDMALFLFTRAILEGRPIDVFNGGRMRRDFTYVDDIVEGVVRVLDRIPTPDPAWSGQHPDPCSSSAPYRIYNIGNNQPVELMEYIAALEEALGKSAIKNLLPMQPGDVPATWADVDDLIRDVGFRPETPVREGIRRFVAWYRAYHGV, via the coding sequence ATGGGCAAGGTTCTCGTTACGGGAGCGGCGGGTTTCATTGGTTCCCACCTCTCTCTCAGGCTGCTGGAGCGGGGTGATCGGGTGGTGGGATTGGACAATCTCAACGACTATTACGATGTCAATCTCAAGCGCGCCCGCCTGTCCCGCCTCACCGACCGGGAGGAATTCTCCTTTGTCCGGATGGATCTGGCGGATCGCGCCGGCATGGAAGAGCTGTTCCAGCAGGAACGGTTCGATGGCGTGGTCAATCTCGCCGCCCAGGCCGGAGTACGCTACTCCCTGCAAAATCCCATGTCCTACGTGGAAAGCAATCTGGTCGGCTTTGTCCATCTGTTGGAGGGATGTCGCCACTCCGGAGTGAAACATCTGGTGTTCGCCTCGTCCTCATCGGTTTACGGGGCCAACGAGACCATGCCGTTTTCCGTGCATCAGAACGTCGATCATCCCCTCTCGCTGTACGCCGCCTCCAAGAAATCCAATGAACTGATGGCCCATACCTATGCCCATCTGTTCCGTCTGCCGGTCACCGGCCTGCGTTTCTTCACGGTCTACGGACCCTGGGGACGGCCCGACATGGCGTTGTTCCTGTTCACCCGCGCCATTCTGGAGGGGCGGCCCATCGACGTGTTCAACGGGGGCCGCATGCGGCGGGATTTCACCTATGTGGACGACATCGTGGAAGGGGTGGTGCGGGTCTTGGACCGGATCCCGACACCGGATCCCGCTTGGTCCGGTCAACATCCCGATCCGTGTTCCAGTTCCGCGCCCTATCGGATCTACAACATCGGCAACAATCAGCCGGTGGAGTTGATGGAGTACATCGCCGCCCTGGAAGAGGCTCTGGGCAAAAGCGCCATCAAGAATCTGTTGCCCATGCAGCCCGGCGACGTGCCGGCCACCTGGGCCGATGTGGATGACTTGATCCGGGATGTGGGCTTTCGTCCCGAAACTCCGGTGCGTGAAGGCATACGCCGTTTCGTGGCTTGGTATCGGGCCTATCACGGGGTGTGA
- the rnhA gene encoding ribonuclease HI, whose amino-acid sequence MDSETAAQAYPQPSPGAVRIHTDGACSGNPGPGGWGALLRYGPHEKNLSGFAPQTTNNRMEMLAAIHALEALTRPCRVILNTDSSYVKNGITQWLPGWKLRGWKKSDGKPVLNAELWRRLDAACLKHDVEWRWVKGHAGDPGNEAADQLAREAIVSGRAGALPPDPAG is encoded by the coding sequence ATGGACTCGGAAACCGCAGCCCAGGCATACCCACAGCCGTCACCCGGCGCGGTGCGCATTCACACGGATGGTGCCTGTAGCGGCAATCCTGGTCCCGGGGGATGGGGGGCTTTGCTGCGTTACGGCCCCCACGAAAAGAACCTGTCCGGTTTTGCGCCCCAGACCACCAACAATCGCATGGAGATGCTGGCCGCGATCCACGCCCTGGAGGCGTTGACCCGCCCATGCCGTGTGATTCTCAACACCGATTCGAGTTACGTCAAAAACGGGATCACCCAGTGGCTGCCCGGATGGAAGCTGCGGGGTTGGAAAAAGAGCGACGGCAAACCCGTACTCAACGCCGAGTTGTGGCGCAGGCTGGATGCTGCCTGTCTGAAACACGACGTGGAATGGCGCTGGGTCAAGGGACACGCGGGGGATCCGGGCAACGAAGCCGCCGACCAGTTGGCCCGGGAAGCCATTGTTTCGGGCCGCGCCGGCGCACTGCCCCCGGATCCCGCCGGTTGA
- a CDS encoding DUF465 domain-containing protein, giving the protein MFEDQLQAVNELLKSNPKFREMYERHESLRNEIDETRHVRNQFDLERLKKEKLRIKDAMAAMLVEHTAATL; this is encoded by the coding sequence ATGTTTGAAGATCAATTGCAGGCCGTGAACGAACTTCTGAAATCCAATCCGAAATTTCGCGAGATGTACGAGCGTCACGAATCCCTGCGCAACGAAATCGACGAAACCCGCCATGTGCGCAATCAGTTCGACCTGGAGCGCCTCAAAAAGGAAAAGCTCCGCATCAAGGATGCCATGGCCGCCATGCTGGTCGAACACACCGCCGCCACCCTGTGA
- the trmB gene encoding tRNA (guanosine(46)-N7)-methyltransferase TrmB, protein MTHDTPPAPASDTSPAWKPKVHGRKRGFLTPKEKIWLDATLPDFQPPQADSRAALLAALGADPERGRLILEIGFGNGQFLAPLAAAHPEDRFIGVEVFQEGMAALIRRLQRDQTTNTRIIQEDARLALQELIPPCSLDWVVINFPDPWPKKRHHKRRIVQAELLDLLTQRMVPGGLLTLATDWEEYAWWMAEVLEAHSGFENLAAPERFAPRPAFWHETRFETKGVHAGRTIHHLAWRRLP, encoded by the coding sequence ATGACCCACGACACCCCGCCCGCCCCCGCATCCGACACCTCGCCCGCCTGGAAACCCAAGGTTCACGGACGCAAGCGCGGTTTTCTCACCCCGAAGGAAAAAATCTGGCTGGATGCCACCCTCCCCGACTTCCAGCCTCCCCAGGCCGACAGCCGCGCCGCTCTGCTCGCCGCCCTCGGGGCCGATCCCGAACGGGGACGGCTGATATTGGAGATCGGATTCGGCAATGGTCAATTTCTCGCCCCCCTGGCCGCCGCGCATCCCGAGGACCGGTTCATCGGCGTGGAGGTGTTCCAGGAGGGGATGGCGGCCCTGATCCGACGTCTGCAACGGGACCAGACCACCAATACCCGCATCATCCAAGAAGATGCCCGGCTTGCCCTGCAAGAGCTGATTCCTCCCTGCTCCCTGGACTGGGTGGTGATCAACTTTCCGGACCCCTGGCCCAAAAAGCGACATCACAAGCGGCGCATCGTCCAGGCGGAACTGCTGGATCTGCTGACCCAACGCATGGTCCCCGGCGGACTGCTCACCCTGGCCACGGACTGGGAGGAGTACGCCTGGTGGATGGCGGAGGTGCTGGAAGCCCACAGCGGCTTTGAAAACCTCGCGGCCCCGGAACGGTTCGCTCCCCGTCCGGCGTTCTGGCACGAAACCCGCTTCGAGACCAAGGGCGTCCACGCCGGACGCACCATTCACCATCTGGCCTGGAGGCGTTTGCCTTGA
- a CDS encoding MFS transporter, with amino-acid sequence MKPKTTTGIIFVAVFLDLLGFGMVLPLMPLYAADPRFAATPAQIGWLMAIYSIMQFLCAPYWGQLSDRIGRRPTLLLGLMGSALSYLAYGLANALWILFAARAAAGVMGANIAVAQAALADLSPPGERSKAMGLIGAAFGLGFVIGPAFGGWLAEFGVAAAPLVAALITGLNALAAFYYLPETRSPTPTGTPSPSGQQPPRSGHPLLSANPWRLARRFPGAWISSLIMGGFITLFSAFEVTLPLWGKDARHWDMTTTGWIFTFVGVIAVATQGGLVRRLMPRIGEKRAAMAGLLLVVAGLFTLRADGWPLLLGALALISVGSGLIHPSLSGLTSLNTDPASQGSMLGLFQSMSALGRCLGPVLGGASYNALQGGIFALTATGIAGVLVGFVLTRHRMRDLRSIDGTGPSPDAP; translated from the coding sequence ATGAAACCCAAAACCACCACCGGCATCATTTTCGTCGCGGTTTTTCTGGATCTGCTGGGATTCGGCATGGTCCTGCCACTCATGCCGTTGTATGCGGCCGATCCCCGTTTTGCCGCCACCCCGGCCCAGATCGGCTGGCTGATGGCGATCTATTCGATCATGCAGTTTCTGTGCGCCCCCTACTGGGGACAGCTTTCCGACCGCATCGGCCGACGCCCGACCCTGCTGCTGGGATTGATGGGCTCGGCCCTGTCCTATCTGGCCTATGGGCTGGCCAACGCGTTGTGGATCCTGTTCGCGGCCCGGGCCGCCGCCGGCGTGATGGGAGCCAACATCGCCGTGGCCCAGGCGGCCCTGGCGGACCTCTCCCCTCCCGGAGAGCGTTCCAAGGCCATGGGCCTGATCGGCGCGGCCTTCGGACTGGGATTCGTCATCGGACCGGCCTTCGGCGGCTGGCTGGCGGAATTCGGCGTGGCGGCGGCTCCTCTGGTGGCGGCGCTGATCACCGGCCTCAACGCCCTGGCGGCGTTTTATTATCTGCCGGAAACCCGCTCCCCGACACCTACCGGCACCCCATCCCCATCCGGACAGCAGCCACCCCGCTCCGGACACCCCCTGTTGTCCGCCAATCCCTGGCGTCTGGCGCGACGGTTTCCCGGCGCCTGGATCTCCAGTCTGATCATGGGGGGATTCATCACCCTGTTTTCCGCCTTCGAGGTGACGCTGCCGTTATGGGGCAAGGATGCGCGACACTGGGACATGACCACCACCGGTTGGATCTTCACCTTCGTCGGCGTGATCGCGGTGGCCACCCAGGGCGGATTGGTGCGTCGGCTCATGCCCCGCATCGGCGAAAAACGGGCCGCCATGGCTGGTCTGCTGCTGGTGGTGGCGGGACTGTTCACCCTGCGCGCCGATGGCTGGCCGCTCCTGCTCGGGGCCTTGGCCCTGATCTCCGTGGGCAGCGGCTTGATCCATCCCTCCCTGTCGGGTCTGACCAGCCTCAACACCGATCCCGCCTCCCAGGGGAGCATGCTGGGACTGTTCCAGTCCATGAGCGCCCTGGGTCGCTGCCTGGGACCGGTGCTGGGAGGGGCAAGCTACAACGCGTTGCAAGGAGGCATTTTCGCCCTCACGGCCACGGGGATTGCCGGGGTGCTGGTGGGTTTCGTGCTGACACGCCACCGGATGCGGGATCTGCGCTCAATAGACGGGACAGGCCCATCACCAGACGCTCCATGA
- the holA gene encoding DNA polymerase III subunit delta: MKLNARDVPQRLKQEGPPPVLLLYGQEQGLAARQAALVRRAVLSVEDEDMDAESHHGADLDVGRFLSGCNAFPFLAARRFVLLKDADQLAPPAREALLRYLKSPSKSSVLVVLAGPLEAKSPLRKAFEFHKLAWCVPCYPLEGRELVGWIRTTLREAGFSADDDAVLLLAERLEGDARNAESEMEKLYLFLGDRRRIALEDVYESVGGSGSQNGFTLAAAVFAGRVGPALTILDGLLESGDEPLALLGLLTQRLRRLIQGAAMLDKGDNPDAVATALQVFWKEKAEFFTQVRVLSSRRLANALLRCQEADRSLKSGGEPRRVMERLVMGLSRLLSADPASGGVSARNPPAPRQSPWP, from the coding sequence ATGAAATTGAACGCACGGGATGTGCCTCAACGTTTGAAACAGGAGGGTCCACCCCCGGTCCTGCTGCTGTATGGCCAGGAACAGGGGTTGGCGGCCCGTCAGGCCGCGCTGGTGCGCCGGGCGGTGCTGAGCGTCGAAGACGAGGATATGGATGCCGAAAGCCATCACGGGGCGGATTTGGATGTGGGGCGTTTCTTGAGTGGATGCAACGCCTTTCCGTTTTTGGCAGCGCGGCGTTTCGTGCTCCTCAAGGACGCGGATCAACTGGCTCCTCCGGCCCGGGAGGCGCTGTTGCGTTATCTGAAGTCGCCGTCGAAAAGTTCGGTGCTGGTGGTGCTGGCCGGTCCGCTGGAGGCCAAAAGTCCGTTGCGCAAAGCCTTCGAGTTCCACAAACTCGCTTGGTGCGTGCCCTGTTATCCCCTGGAAGGACGGGAGCTGGTGGGCTGGATCCGCACCACCTTGCGGGAGGCGGGTTTTTCCGCCGACGACGACGCGGTGCTGCTGTTGGCCGAACGGCTGGAGGGGGATGCCCGCAACGCCGAGTCGGAAATGGAAAAATTGTACCTGTTTCTCGGGGATCGGCGGCGCATCGCCTTGGAGGATGTATACGAATCCGTGGGAGGGTCCGGGAGCCAGAATGGATTCACTTTGGCGGCGGCGGTGTTCGCGGGTCGGGTCGGGCCGGCTTTGACCATTCTCGACGGACTGCTGGAGTCCGGGGATGAGCCCTTGGCGTTGCTGGGACTGTTGACCCAACGGTTGCGGCGTTTGATTCAGGGGGCGGCCATGCTGGACAAAGGGGACAACCCGGATGCGGTGGCCACCGCCTTGCAGGTGTTCTGGAAAGAAAAGGCGGAATTTTTTACTCAGGTACGGGTGTTGTCGTCCCGGCGTCTGGCCAATGCGCTGTTGCGCTGTCAGGAGGCGGACCGCTCCTTGAAGAGCGGAGGGGAGCCCCGTCGGGTCATGGAGCGTCTGGTGATGGGCCTGTCCCGTCTATTGAGCGCAGATCCCGCATCCGGTGGCGTGTCAGCACGAAACCCACCAGCACCCCGGCAATCCCCGTGGCCGTGA
- a CDS encoding RNA-binding S4 domain-containing protein, translated as MSATRGREPPAADTEEESERLDKWLWAARFFKTRSLAIEAANGGKIHVNGLRAKPGRDIRVGDTLEIRKEVFLHAVVVVGLSRQRGPATAARLLYEESEASRLERERIAENLRAEPRLLPGVGRPTKKDRRAIVRFRGNETG; from the coding sequence ATGAGCGCCACCCGGGGCCGGGAACCACCGGCTGCCGACACGGAAGAGGAGTCCGAACGGCTCGACAAATGGCTCTGGGCCGCCCGTTTTTTCAAGACCCGTTCCCTGGCCATCGAGGCGGCCAACGGGGGAAAAATCCACGTCAACGGTCTGCGAGCCAAGCCGGGCCGGGATATACGGGTGGGAGACACCCTGGAAATCCGCAAGGAGGTGTTTTTGCACGCCGTGGTGGTGGTGGGATTGTCCCGACAGCGGGGACCGGCGACCGCGGCCCGCCTGCTCTACGAAGAGAGCGAAGCGAGCCGGCTGGAACGGGAGCGCATTGCCGAAAATTTACGCGCCGAGCCCCGTCTTCTGCCGGGTGTGGGCCGTCCCACCAAAAAAGATCGCCGGGCCATTGTCCGTTTCCGCGGCAACGAGACGGGATGA
- a CDS encoding response regulator: MSAEQWGAPIEILLVEDNPGDVDLTREVLTDSKVANHLVVATDGEAAMDYLLGHGIHAGAPKPDLILLDLNLPRKDGREVLEEIKSHPALRTIPVVILTTSRAEEDVVKTYQHHANCYITKPVDLDQFIQVVKAIEDFWFTVVKLPSRNETPVRLIPRQDRP; encoded by the coding sequence ATGTCGGCGGAACAGTGGGGCGCACCCATCGAAATCCTCTTGGTGGAGGACAATCCCGGAGATGTGGACCTGACCCGCGAGGTACTCACCGACAGCAAGGTGGCCAACCATCTGGTGGTGGCCACCGACGGAGAGGCGGCCATGGACTATCTGCTGGGACACGGCATTCACGCCGGCGCTCCCAAACCGGATCTGATCCTGCTGGATCTGAACCTCCCCCGCAAGGATGGCCGGGAGGTGCTGGAGGAGATCAAATCCCATCCTGCGTTGCGCACCATTCCGGTGGTGATCCTGACCACCTCCCGCGCCGAAGAGGATGTGGTCAAGACCTACCAGCATCACGCCAACTGCTACATCACCAAGCCGGTGGATCTGGATCAGTTCATCCAGGTGGTCAAGGCCATCGAGGATTTCTGGTTCACGGTGGTCAAACTGCCCAGTCGCAACGAAACGCCGGTCCGCCTGATCCCGCGACAGGATCGTCCATGA
- the kaiB gene encoding circadian clock protein KaiB, translating to MYVLKLFVTGHTPRSERAIHNLRRICERELEGRYEMVVIDILEHPQSAEDEKILATPTLIKALPLPLRRIIGDLTDKEKVLLGLDLLPLPTDPLSCPAE from the coding sequence ATGTACGTCCTCAAACTCTTCGTCACCGGCCACACGCCCCGTTCCGAACGCGCCATCCACAACCTGCGCCGGATCTGCGAACGGGAATTGGAGGGTCGTTACGAAATGGTGGTGATCGACATTCTGGAACACCCCCAGTCCGCCGAGGACGAAAAAATTCTCGCCACGCCGACCCTGATCAAGGCACTGCCCCTGCCTTTGCGGCGCATCATCGGTGATCTGACCGACAAGGAAAAGGTACTGCTCGGACTGGATCTGTTGCCCTTGCCCACAGACCCCCTTTCCTGCCCGGCGGAGTGA
- a CDS encoding response regulator, which produces MSDTKRNGGSIDPLRILLVEDSEADRLLVQENALSADAIGYGHLPSLSLTPAWELRQAMTLLARERFDAALLDLNLPDSVGLETFHRFRRQAPDLAVVVLTGLDDDALGADTIRHGAQDYLSKGNLDGTLLTRAIRYAVERQRLLNELERTRQRLRQEQEIQSLERLSDRTPGDGLRALSLERVYGELVRHYVITTRERRDPPREEVRALATRLVAMNAGARDVVLLHLKMLRGTGHWATVAEERAFSQDARLVLLELLGHLTDFYRERSQN; this is translated from the coding sequence ATGAGCGACACCAAGCGTAACGGTGGTTCCATCGATCCTTTGCGCATCCTGCTGGTGGAGGATTCGGAAGCGGATCGTTTGCTGGTGCAAGAAAACGCGCTGTCGGCAGACGCCATCGGTTATGGCCATCTGCCCTCCCTCTCCCTGACTCCGGCATGGGAACTGCGTCAGGCCATGACCCTGCTGGCCCGGGAACGGTTCGACGCGGCCTTGCTGGATCTCAATCTGCCGGACAGCGTCGGCCTGGAGACCTTTCACCGTTTCCGGCGTCAGGCACCGGATCTGGCGGTGGTGGTGCTGACCGGGCTGGACGACGACGCCCTGGGGGCCGACACCATCCGTCACGGCGCCCAGGACTACCTGAGCAAAGGCAATCTGGACGGCACCCTGTTGACCCGGGCGATCCGCTACGCGGTGGAACGGCAACGGCTGCTCAACGAACTGGAACGGACCCGGCAACGGTTGCGTCAGGAACAAGAAATCCAATCCCTGGAACGCCTGTCGGACCGGACACCGGGAGATGGTCTGCGGGCTTTGTCCCTGGAACGGGTCTACGGGGAGTTGGTGCGACACTATGTGATCACCACCCGGGAACGCCGGGATCCCCCCAGAGAAGAGGTGCGCGCCCTGGCGACCCGTCTGGTGGCCATGAACGCCGGCGCCCGGGATGTGGTGCTGTTGCATCTGAAAATGCTGCGGGGTACCGGCCATTGGGCCACCGTGGCCGAAGAACGGGCCTTTTCCCAGGACGCCCGACTGGTGCTGCTGGAACTGTTGGGTCATTTGACCGATTTCTATCGGGAACGGAGCCAGAACTGA
- the kaiC gene encoding circadian clock protein KaiC, whose translation MRENTDALVKMPTGIEGFDHLTMGGLPKGRTCLISGSSGSGKTILGMEFLYRGISRFGRKGVFVSMEERAPDIMRNVSRMGWGLHTMVANGQLRLVDAGPDPIPIEESGVYDLSGLLVRIEHAVEQTGAELLVLDSIGSLFDQFDNAAVVRREIFRIIDALRNMGITAILTAERLDEYGRISRHGVEEFVSDTVIILRNVLKEEKCRRTIQVLKMRGDTHYKGEYPFTINAPTGISILPLSARELKQSSSTTRISFGNQILDQMAGGGLFRDSIFLVSGPTGGGKTLLATTFAAEGCRRGEKVLLLAYEESHAQLLRNAQSWGLDFQKWEEDGLLRVMCQYPESMGLEDHLLLIQREIEQFRPKRLIMDSVSAMERMAHVRFFREFVIGLTSFAKQEEVCSLFTSTTPKLSGGDSVTEAHISTITDAILLLRYVEINGILRRGVAVIKMRGSQHDKQIREFTIDDQGLHIGKPFTNVQNIILGIPSATMPSEVEQLGAMFED comes from the coding sequence ATGCGCGAAAATACCGACGCACTGGTGAAAATGCCCACCGGCATCGAAGGCTTCGACCACCTCACCATGGGGGGATTGCCCAAAGGACGCACCTGCCTGATCTCCGGCAGTTCGGGGTCCGGCAAGACCATTTTAGGCATGGAGTTTCTGTATCGGGGCATCTCCCGTTTCGGACGCAAGGGGGTGTTTGTCAGCATGGAGGAACGCGCCCCGGATATCATGCGCAATGTCAGTCGCATGGGCTGGGGATTGCACACCATGGTCGCCAACGGACAGCTCAGACTGGTGGATGCGGGCCCGGATCCGATTCCCATCGAAGAGTCCGGTGTCTATGATCTTTCCGGTCTGCTGGTACGCATCGAGCACGCCGTGGAACAGACCGGCGCCGAACTGCTGGTGCTGGACTCCATCGGTTCGCTGTTCGACCAGTTCGACAACGCCGCCGTGGTGCGCCGGGAGATTTTCCGCATCATCGACGCCCTGCGCAACATGGGCATCACCGCCATTCTCACCGCCGAACGGCTGGACGAATACGGTCGCATCTCCCGTCACGGGGTGGAGGAGTTCGTCTCCGACACGGTGATCATCCTGCGCAACGTGCTCAAGGAAGAAAAATGCCGCCGCACCATCCAGGTGCTGAAAATGCGCGGGGATACCCATTACAAAGGGGAATACCCCTTCACCATCAACGCCCCCACCGGCATCAGCATTCTGCCCTTGTCGGCCCGGGAACTCAAACAGTCCTCCTCCACCACCCGCATCAGCTTCGGCAATCAGATCCTCGATCAGATGGCCGGAGGCGGACTGTTCCGGGATTCGATCTTTCTGGTCAGTGGTCCCACCGGAGGAGGCAAAACCCTGCTGGCCACCACCTTCGCCGCCGAAGGGTGCCGCCGGGGAGAAAAGGTGCTGCTTTTGGCCTACGAGGAGTCCCATGCCCAACTGCTGCGCAATGCCCAGTCCTGGGGGCTGGACTTCCAGAAATGGGAGGAGGATGGCCTGTTGCGGGTCATGTGCCAATATCCCGAATCCATGGGACTGGAAGACCATCTGCTGTTGATCCAACGGGAAATCGAACAGTTCCGCCCCAAACGGTTGATCATGGACAGCGTATCCGCCATGGAACGGATGGCCCATGTGCGCTTTTTCCGGGAGTTCGTCATCGGTCTGACCTCCTTTGCCAAACAGGAGGAGGTGTGCTCCCTGTTCACCAGCACCACCCCCAAGCTGTCGGGGGGGGATTCGGTCACCGAGGCCCACATCTCCACCATCACCGACGCCATTTTGTTGTTGCGTTATGTGGAGATCAACGGAATCCTGCGGCGCGGTGTGGCGGTGATCAAAATGCGCGGCTCCCAGCACGACAAGCAGATCCGGGAGTTCACCATCGACGATCAGGGTTTGCACATCGGCAAGCCCTTCACCAATGTCCAAAACATCATCCTGGGCATTCCCTCGGCCACCATGCCCTCGGAGGTCGAACAACTCGGGGCCATGTTCGAGGATTGA